A window of Enterobacter ludwigii genomic DNA:
GCCCGATGCTTTATCCGAGCGCATGGCGTCGTATGATTGCGACGATGAGTCAGCTCCCTGATAATATTTTGCGTCGTTTTGGTGGCGGTCTTGTGGTTGCTGG
This region includes:
- a CDS encoding DUF2065 domain-containing protein, coding for MNSTIWLALALVLVLEGLGPMLYPSAWRRMIATMSQLPDNILRRFGGGLVVAGIVIYYMLKKTIG